The Panicum virgatum strain AP13 chromosome 5K, P.virgatum_v5, whole genome shotgun sequence genome has a window encoding:
- the LOC120706055 gene encoding putative glutamine amidotransferase GAT1_2.1: protein MSPSPDLSRVLPRVLIVSRRTVRKNKFVDFVGEYHLDLIVGYGAVPVIVPRVAGVHTLLDSFEPIHGVLLCEGEDIDPALYESAADAGAGALSPEQLEAVRRLHPSDAAVDHEKDSIELRLARRCLERNIPYLGICRGSQVLNVACGGSLYQDVEHELGPAAAAVQHINYDDYDGHRHPVRVLPGTPLHEWFAGDLANDSGGAPAQQLMVNSYHHQGVRRLAQRFVPMALAPDGLVEGFYDPDAYNPGEGKFIMGLQFHPERMRRPGSDEFDYPGCARAYQEFVRAVVSYQEKQAAAAALPASPKLNKEMERRRKVIFRSFSLAKDMYLSGGGRAHTKPAEQRDLDAGAEFLESNTAALSVQQEKRLKQMGATVRNASGYLNSLKLNEGREAAARALMAEMAVGQLSDLASFYQTMGRICSEVLDAKLQALHQHE, encoded by the exons ATGTCGCCCTCCCCCGACCTCTCCCGCGTGCTTCCCCGCGTGCTCATCGTCTCCCGCCGCACCGTCCGCAAGAACAAGTTCGTCGACTTCGTCG GTGAGTACCACCTGGACCTCATCGTGGGCTACGGCGCGGTGCCGGTGATCGtgccgcgcgtggccggcgtGCACACGCTGCTGGACTCGTTCGAGCCCATCCACGGCGTGCTCCTCTGCGAGGGCGAGGACATCGACCCGGCGCTCTACGagtccgccgccgacgccggcgctgGCGCGCTCTCGCCGGAGCAGCTCGAGGCCGTGCGGCGCCTGCACCCGAgcgacgccgccgtcgaccaCGAGAAGGACTCGATCGAGCTCCGCCtcgcgcgccgctgcctcgaGCGCAACATCCCCTACCTCGGCATCTGCCGCGGTTCGCAGGTGCTCAACGTCGCCTGCGGCGGCTCGCTGTACCAGGACGTCGAGCACGAGCtcggccccgcggccgccgccgtccaacACATCAACTACGACGACTACGACGGGCACCGCCACCCGGTGCGCGTCCTGCCGGGCACGCCGCTGCACGAGTGGTTCGCGGGCGACCTCGCCAacgacagcggcggcgcgccggcgcagCAGCTGATGGTGAACAGCTACCACCACCAGGGCGTGCGGCGGCTGGCGCAGCGGTTCGTGCCGATGGCGCTGGCGCCGGACGGCCTGGTGGAGGGGTTCTACGACCCGGACGCGTACAACCCCGGCGAGGGCAAGTTCATCATGGGCCTCCAGTTCCACCCGGAGCGCATGCGCCGGCCGGGCTCCGACGAGTTCGACTACCCCGGGTGCGCCAGGGCCTACCAGGAATTCGTCCGCGCCGTGGTCTCCTACCAGGAGAagcaggcggccgccgccgccctccccgcgTCGCCGAAGCTGAACAAGGAGATGGAGAGGCGGCGCAAGGTCATCTTCCGGAGCTTCTCGCTCGCCAAGGACATGTacctctccggcggcggccgcgcccacacgaagccggcggagcagcgcgacctcgacgccggcgccgagTTCCTCGAG TCGAACACGGCGGCGCTGAGCGTGCAGCAGGAGAAGCGGCTGAAGCAGATGGGCGCGACGGTGCGGAACGCGTCGGGGTACCTCAACAGCCTGAAGCTGAACGaggggcgggaggcggcggcgcgggcgctcaTGGCGGAGATGGCGGTGGGCCAGCTCTCGGACCTCGCCTCCTTCTACCAGACCATGGGCAGGATCTGCTCCGAGGTGCTCGACGCGAAGCTGCAGGCGCTGCACCAGCACGAGTGA
- the LOC120706058 gene encoding uncharacterized protein LOC120706058 isoform X2, with the protein MAANWARRLAGGEAPARRCNLERFLEATTPVVTPSCSSKEGIKGWSQSDADDSLPFFTLGDLWDAFRECSAYGTAVPLVLNSCSDDVVQYYVPYLSAIQLYGGFRRHVGPSRMGAEESDSDVELETSSSANTSSAQETSESSSGSEASSDEGESGRSCHEQLLFEFLESEPPYQREPLADKICSLAKRFPELQTPRSCDLSPASWISVAWYPIYGIPAGPTQRDLDACFLTYHSLSTQFAGAGKQGPRPTAPVAAMWLPTFAMASYKLKGAAWTPGWRDRQLAASLAQAADAWTRLLRADHPDHRFFAARRAPSRRW; encoded by the exons ATGGCTGCGAATTGGGCCcgaaggctcgccggcggcgaggcgccggcgaggcggtgTAACCTGGAGAGATTCCTCGAGGCCACCACGCCTGTGGTTACGCCCAGCTGCTCCTCCAAG GAGGGCATCAAGGGCTGGAGTCAATCGGATGCAGATGATTCGTTGCCGTTCTTCACTCTGGGAGACCTCTGGGACGCATTCAGGGAGTGCAGCGCATACGGCACCGCTGTACCTCTTGTTCTGAACAGTTGCAGCGACGATGTCGTTCAGTATTACGTCCCCTACTTATCTGCAATCCAGCTTTACGGCGGATTCAGGAGGCACGTCGGCCCTTCCAG GATGGGTGCAGAGGAGAGCGACAGCGACGTGGAGCTTGAGACAAGCTCCAGCGCGAACACGTCCTCGGCGCAGGAAACCAGCGAGAGCTCCAGCGGCAGCGAAGCTTCCAGCGACGAAGGCGAGTCCGGAAGAAGCTGCCACGAGCAGCTCCTCTTCGAGTTCCTCGAGTCCGAGCCTCCCTACCAGCGCGAGCCGCTGGCTGACAAG ATTTGCAGCCTCGCGAAGCGGTTTCCAGAGCTGCAGACGCCCAGGAGCTGCGATCTCTCGCCAGCCAGCTGGATCTCCGTTGCATG GTACCCGATCTACGGGATCCCGGCGGGACCAACACAGCGCGACCTGGACGCCTGCTTCCTCACCTACCACTCCCTCTCCACGCAGTTCGCAG GCGCCGGCAAGCAGGGCCCCAGACCGACGGCCCCCGTAGCGGCGATGTGGCTCCCGACGTTCGCGATGGCGTCGTACAAGCTCAAGGGCGCGGCGTGGACGCCGGGGTGGCGCGACCGGCAGCTGGCGGCGTCCCTCGCGCAGGCCGCCGACGCCTGGACCAGGCTCCTCCGCGCGGACCACCCGGACCACCGGTTCTTCGCCGCCCGGCGCGCGCCGAGCAGGAGGTGGTGA
- the LOC120706058 gene encoding uncharacterized protein LOC120706058 isoform X1 has translation MAANWARRLAGGEAPARRCNLERFLEATTPVVTPSCSSKEGIKGWSQSDADDSLPFFTLGDLWDAFRECSAYGTAVPLVLNSCSDDVVQYYVPYLSAIQLYGGFRRHVGPSRMGAEESDSDVELETSSSANTSSAQETSESSSGSEASSDEGESGRSCHEQLLFEFLESEPPYQREPLADKACPAETHHSSSSYIRFRLQTCLSECLTKRTCLLGADLQPREAVSRAADAQELRSLASQLDLRCMVPDLRDPGGTNTARPGRLLPHLPLPLHAVRRRRQAGPQTDGPRSGDVAPDVRDGVVQAQGRGVDAGVARPAAGGVPRAGRRRLDQAPPRGPPGPPVLRRPARAEQEVVIGAVESWRSTNC, from the exons ATGGCTGCGAATTGGGCCcgaaggctcgccggcggcgaggcgccggcgaggcggtgTAACCTGGAGAGATTCCTCGAGGCCACCACGCCTGTGGTTACGCCCAGCTGCTCCTCCAAG GAGGGCATCAAGGGCTGGAGTCAATCGGATGCAGATGATTCGTTGCCGTTCTTCACTCTGGGAGACCTCTGGGACGCATTCAGGGAGTGCAGCGCATACGGCACCGCTGTACCTCTTGTTCTGAACAGTTGCAGCGACGATGTCGTTCAGTATTACGTCCCCTACTTATCTGCAATCCAGCTTTACGGCGGATTCAGGAGGCACGTCGGCCCTTCCAG GATGGGTGCAGAGGAGAGCGACAGCGACGTGGAGCTTGAGACAAGCTCCAGCGCGAACACGTCCTCGGCGCAGGAAACCAGCGAGAGCTCCAGCGGCAGCGAAGCTTCCAGCGACGAAGGCGAGTCCGGAAGAAGCTGCCACGAGCAGCTCCTCTTCGAGTTCCTCGAGTCCGAGCCTCCCTACCAGCGCGAGCCGCTGGCTGACAAGGCATGTCCGGCAGAGACTCAtcactcatcatcatcatacatcaggttcagacttcagacttGCTTGTCTGAATGTCTGACGAAGCGCACTTGTTTGCTCGGTGCAGATTTGCAGCCTCGCGAAGCGGTTTCCAGAGCTGCAGACGCCCAGGAGCTGCGATCTCTCGCCAGCCAGCTGGATCTCCGTTGCATG GTACCCGATCTACGGGATCCCGGCGGGACCAACACAGCGCGACCTGGACGCCTGCTTCCTCACCTACCACTCCCTCTCCACGCAGTTCGCAG GCGCCGGCAAGCAGGGCCCCAGACCGACGGCCCCCGTAGCGGCGATGTGGCTCCCGACGTTCGCGATGGCGTCGTACAAGCTCAAGGGCGCGGCGTGGACGCCGGGGTGGCGCGACCGGCAGCTGGCGGCGTCCCTCGCGCAGGCCGCCGACGCCTGGACCAGGCTCCTCCGCGCGGACCACCCGGACCACCGGTTCTTCGCCGCCCGGCGCGCGCCGAGCAGGAGGTGGTGATTGGTGCGGTGGAGAGCTGGAGATCGACCAACTGTTGA
- the LOC120706056 gene encoding LEAF RUST 10 DISEASE-RESISTANCE LOCUS RECEPTOR-LIKE PROTEIN KINASE-like 2.4 translates to MATAHARPAPLLSAITLLLVTVLLHAATAAAAVTSCAPRACGNLTIAYPFWLPDQPAGSSAAASPAPCGPAAFQVDCRGGRASLARSFRGAYMILRVSYGDRTLVVANDNVQTDAAGCPVPRIDVSASLSLAPFTASAANAQLVFLFTSNCTAGGAPPPGFVNATCPGTQALVRLDARYNTSAARAVAGGCDYSVVPVLGSPGATAAGYPELLRGGYLLEWRAPAGDCATCNASGGRCGFDADAGAFACLCSDGSSRPARCDAKKSSKKVILIVSLSITFGLLLAFLLIILKFRRRIRSFSLLPSITDRRSSSDTANVEKLLQKYGDLAPKRYRYSELKKITESFKHKLGEGGYGAVFRGVLNASGGNDRPREVAVKVLHHSRPNGEEFLNEVVSIGRTSHVNIVTLLGFCLEGSRRALVYEYMPNGSLDRYIYSGDDPGAAAALGWEALHEVAAGIARGLEYLHEGCSTRIIHFDIKPQNVLLGAGLRPKIADFGMAKLCSPQESILSMADARGTIGFIAPEVFSRGFGVISTKSDVYSYGMLLLEMVAGRSNVKAYAAEKSGGDLFFPLWVYDHLLQDGGVLQDRGEEVARKMALIGLWCIQTVPASRPSMSRVLEMLERSIHELAMPPRPYHVSPSNSPSPSHPSSYPSSTSDFTLRSSRVRTPESTE, encoded by the exons atggccaccgcgcacgcccggccggcgccgctcctctccGCCATAACATTACTCCTAGTAACAGTACTGCTgcacgcggcgacggcggcggcagccgtgACGAGCTGCGCGCCGAGGGCGTGCGGCAACCTGACCATCGCGTACCCGTTCTGGCTCCCCGACCAGCCCGcgggctcctccgccgccgcctcgccggcgccgtgcgGCCCGGCGGCGTTCCAGGTCGACTGCCGCGGCGGGCGGGCCTCGCTGGCGCGCTCCTTCCGCGGCGCCTACATGATCCTCCGCGTCTCCTACGGCGACCGCACCCTCGTGGTCGCCAACGACAACGTCCAGACCGACGCCGCCGGCTGCCCCGTGCCGCGCATCGACGTCTCCGCCAGCCTCAGCCTCGCGCCGTTCACGGCCAGCGCCGCCAACGCGCAGCTCGTCTTCCTCTTCACCTCCAACtgcaccgccggcggcgcgccgccgcccgggttCGTGAACGCGACGTGCCCGGGCACGCAGGCGCTGGTGCGGCTCGACGCGAGGTACAACACCTCGGCTGCGAGGGCGGTCGCCGGGGGCTGCGACTACTCGGTCGTGCCGGTGCTGGGCTCCCCCGGGGCGACCGCCGCCGGCTACCCCGAGCTGCTCAGAGGCGGGTACCTGCTGGAGTGGCGGGCGCCGGCCGGGGACTGCGCGACGTGCAATGCCagcggcgggcggtgcgggttcgacgccgacgccggcgcgtTCGCCTGCCTCTGCTCCGACGGGTCCTCACGTCCGGCAAGATGCG ATGCAAAGAAGTCCAGCAAGAAGGTCATTCTGATAG TATCCTTGTCGATCACATTCGGCCTGCTGTTGGCAttcctcctcatcatcctcaAGTTCCGTCGACGAATCCGCAGCTTCAGTTTATTACCCAGCATCACGGACAGACGCAGCAGTAGCGACACTGCAAACGTCGAGAAACTCCTGCAAAAGTACGGCGATCTCGCGCCCAAGAGGTACCGGTACTCGGAGCTCAAGAAGATAACCGAGTCCTTCAAGCACAAGCTCGGCGAGGGCGGGTACGGCGCCGTGTTCCGCGGCGTCCTCAACGCCTCCGGCGGCAATGACCGCCCGCGCGAGGTCGCCGTCAAGGTCCTGCACCACTCGAGACCCAACGGCGAGGAGTTCCTGAACGAGGTAGTCAGCATCGGCCGGACGTCGCACGTCAACATCGTCACCCTCCTCGGGTTCTGCCTCGAGGGCTCCAGGCGCGCGCTGGTCTACGAGTACATGCCCAACGGCTCGCTGGACAGGTACATCTACTCCGGCGACgaccccggcgcggcggcggcgctggggtggGAGGCGCTGCacgaggtcgccgccggcatCGCGCGCGGGCTCGAGTACCTGCACGAGGGCTGCAGCACGCGGATCATCCACTTCGACATCAAGCCCCAGAACGTGCTCCTGGGCGCGGGCCTGCGCCCCAAGATCGCCGACTTCGGGATGGCGAAGCTGTGCAGCCCGCAGGAGAGCATCCTGTCGATGGCGGACGCGCGGGGCACCATCGGGTTCATCGCGCCGGAGGTCTTCTCGCGGGGGTTCGGGGTGATCTCCACCAAGTCCGACGTGTACAGCTAcgggatgctgctgctggagatgGTCGCCGGGAGGAGCAACGTCAAGGCCTACGCCGCCGAGAAGTCGGGCGGCGACCTCTTCTTCCCGCTCTGGGTCTACGACCACCTGCTCCaggacggcggcgtgctccAGGACCGCGGTGAGGAGGTCGCGAGGAAGATGGCGCTGATCGGGCTCTGGTGCATCCAGACGGTGCCGGCGAGCAGGCCGTCGATGAGCAGGGTGCTGGAGATGCTGGAGAGGAGCATCCACGAGCTGGCGATGCCGCCGCGGCCGTACCACGTTTCGCCGTCCAACTCCCCGTCGCCGTCGCACCCGTCGAGCTACCCGTCTTCTACCTCGGATTTCACCCTACG AAGCTCAAGAGTTCGTACACCGGAGAGCACAGAGTAA